The Marinobacter qingdaonensis genome includes a region encoding these proteins:
- a CDS encoding NUDIX hydrolase: MRDLLAERLAGYAPKQLALDYPEAGILVPITDDHSNPEMVFTLRSSNLNTHRGQVAYPGGKRDPGDPSLAATALRETHEEIGLPPDQVEVIAPLSQVMSRYGILVTPFVGVIPVDHPLEPNPHEIESVFRVPLSFLLEDRRERTDALNFLNHTFYVPCYRWERYQIWGLSAVVLVDFMNAVYDAGIDLLEPPQGG, encoded by the coding sequence TTGCGTGACTTACTCGCCGAACGTCTGGCCGGATACGCACCGAAGCAGCTGGCACTGGATTACCCGGAGGCGGGTATCCTGGTCCCCATCACCGATGACCATAGTAACCCGGAAATGGTGTTTACGCTGAGATCGTCCAATCTGAACACCCATCGGGGCCAGGTGGCGTATCCCGGTGGCAAGCGGGACCCGGGCGATCCCTCCCTGGCCGCGACCGCCTTGCGGGAAACCCACGAGGAAATCGGTCTGCCGCCGGATCAGGTCGAGGTGATTGCGCCGCTCAGTCAGGTCATGTCCCGTTACGGCATTCTGGTCACACCGTTTGTTGGCGTGATCCCGGTCGACCATCCCCTCGAGCCCAACCCTCATGAAATTGAGAGCGTGTTCCGGGTGCCGCTGTCGTTTTTGCTGGAGGACCGGCGGGAGCGCACCGACGCCCTGAATTTCCTCAATCACACCTTCTATGTGCCTTGCTATCGTTGGGAGCGTTATCAGATCTGGGGCTTGTCCGCCGTGGTTCTGGTCGATTTCATGAACGCTGTGTACGATGCCGGGATTGATTTGCTGGAACCGCCCCAAGGAGGCTGA
- a CDS encoding gamma carbonic anhydrase family protein, translating to MFYALEDRTPELVGDGQFVAENATVIGSVRLMEQSSVWFNVVIRGDNDLITIGPETNVQDGSVLHTDPGIPLTLGRGVTVGHKVMLHGCEVGDYSLIGINAVVLNGAKIGKHCLIGANTLIPEGMEVPDGSMVVGSPGKIKRELNENQKKMLEMSAQHYVQNGARYLSKLKPSEPSK from the coding sequence ATGTTTTACGCGCTGGAAGATCGAACGCCGGAGCTGGTTGGTGACGGCCAGTTTGTTGCCGAGAATGCCACAGTAATTGGCAGTGTCCGCTTGATGGAGCAGTCGAGCGTCTGGTTCAACGTGGTCATTCGTGGCGACAACGACCTGATTACCATTGGCCCGGAAACCAATGTTCAGGACGGCTCGGTCCTGCACACCGATCCCGGAATTCCGCTGACCCTGGGGCGTGGCGTGACCGTGGGCCACAAGGTGATGTTGCACGGCTGCGAGGTCGGCGACTACTCCCTGATCGGTATCAATGCTGTGGTGTTGAATGGAGCGAAGATCGGCAAGCACTGCCTGATTGGTGCGAACACCCTGATTCCGGAAGGCATGGAAGTACCGGACGGCTCCATGGTGGTGGGCTCGCCCGGCAAGATTAAGCGCGAGCTGAACGAGAATCAGAAGAAGATGCTGGAAATGAGTGCCCAGCACTATGTACAGAATGGCGCGCGTTACCTGAGCAAACTCAAGCCCAGTGAGCCGTCCAAATGA
- a CDS encoding NUDIX hydrolase, which produces MKYCSTCGHPVEQRIPEGDNRHRYVCVSCETIHYQNPRIVAGTVPIWEGKVLLCRRAIEPRYGFWTLPAGFMENAETTIEAAARETREEALAEVHIDGLYSIIDVPHINQVHMFYRATLKDGRFGAGEESLESQLFELSDIPWDELSFPTVRKTLELFLEDYRRETFGVHVQDIRRPMSATSR; this is translated from the coding sequence ATGAAGTACTGCAGCACTTGCGGCCACCCGGTAGAGCAACGCATCCCCGAAGGCGATAACCGTCACCGCTACGTGTGCGTGAGCTGCGAGACCATACATTACCAGAACCCGCGCATCGTCGCTGGCACGGTGCCAATCTGGGAGGGCAAGGTGCTGCTCTGCCGACGAGCGATCGAACCGCGCTACGGCTTCTGGACGCTGCCGGCCGGCTTCATGGAGAACGCCGAAACCACCATTGAGGCGGCCGCCCGGGAGACCCGGGAAGAGGCCCTGGCCGAGGTCCACATCGACGGACTCTATTCCATCATCGACGTGCCCCACATCAACCAGGTGCACATGTTCTACCGCGCCACGCTCAAAGATGGTCGCTTCGGTGCCGGTGAGGAATCCCTGGAAAGCCAGTTGTTCGAGCTGTCCGACATACCCTGGGACGAGCTGTCATTCCCCACGGTCCGAAAAACCCTCGAGTTGTTCCTGGAGGACTACCGGCGGGAAACCTTCGGCGTGCACGTCCAGGACATTCGCCGGCCCATGTCGGCCACCAGCCGCTGA
- a CDS encoding DUF1289 domain-containing protein, with translation MDEQDVCIGCQRTSDEILRWTRMTNEERREVLRNVAIREQKVAL, from the coding sequence TTGGACGAACAGGATGTGTGTATTGGTTGTCAGCGGACCAGCGACGAAATCCTCCGCTGGACCCGGATGACCAACGAGGAGCGTAGGGAAGTGCTGCGCAACGTTGCGATTCGCGAACAGAAAGTCGCCCTCTAG
- a CDS encoding YqfO family protein encodes MYKLCYFVPESHLEQTKSALFAAGAGRIGDYDSCAWQCLGQGQFRPLEGSDPFLGQTGALETVDEYKVELVCADELIHDALKALKQAHPYEEPAYEVMRIEAL; translated from the coding sequence ATGTACAAACTCTGTTATTTCGTACCGGAAAGTCATCTGGAGCAAACCAAGTCGGCGCTCTTTGCCGCCGGGGCCGGGCGCATCGGTGATTACGACAGTTGTGCCTGGCAGTGTCTGGGGCAGGGGCAATTTCGACCGCTCGAGGGCAGTGATCCCTTTCTGGGGCAAACCGGCGCGCTGGAAACGGTGGACGAGTACAAAGTGGAGCTGGTGTGCGCGGATGAGCTCATCCACGATGCGCTCAAGGCGCTGAAGCAGGCCCATCCCTACGAGGAGCCTGCCTATGAGGTGATGCGAATCGAAGCCTTGTAA